One region of Eupeodes corollae chromosome 1, idEupCoro1.1, whole genome shotgun sequence genomic DNA includes:
- the LOC129939915 gene encoding augmin complex subunit msd5: protein MEKSKIIDFDEVSRTIHSDFDEHKKVIHKCCITSSIIPLSEYYEALQKEYKTIENCTTPRKDKPNPLEYIDLFKSFEEYPANLPKPKKQTARENARLHLTIKSKTNSSSTSINSSKIVDDQPSAAVICNEFSKFTEKLANFKKELAIQSSSKEYNEKLGQINTFARELDKLSQADEIGNDAFTEEEEAKIRQISENMEHFAFIQENQDLYSNLQPNDTNSARLNDLVDIVTDALVAVNCYKP from the coding sequence atggaaaaatcaaaaatcatagACTTCGACGAAGTCTCCAGAACCATTCATTCCGATTTTGATGAACACAAGAAAGTCATTCATAAATGTTGCATAACATCGTCAATTATTCCTCTAAGTGAATATTATGAAGCCCTTCAAAAGGAATACAAAACCATCGAGAATTGTACAACTCCCCGAAAAGATAAACCTAATCCACTCGAGTACATAGACTTATTTAAGTCATTCGAAGAGTATCCTGCAAACCTACCCAAGCCGAAGAAACAAACAGCTCGAGAAAATGCTCGTTTACATCTCACAAttaagtcaaaaaccaattccTCTTCGACTTCTATTAACTCTTCAAAGATAGTTGATGATCAACCATCAGCGGCGGTGATTTGCAACGAATTCTCCAAATTCACTGAGAAACTTGCTAACTTCAAAAAGGAACTTGCCATCCAATCCAGTTCGAAGGAGTACAACGAGAAACTGGGACAGATTAACACCTTCGCAAGGGAATTGGACAAACTTTCGCAAGCGGACGAAATTGGGAACGATGCATTTACAGAGGAAGAAGAGGCAAAGATAAGACAGATATCAGAAAACATGGAACATTTTGCATTTATTCAAGAAAATCAAGATCTCTACAGTAACTTGCAACCAAATGATACAAACTCTGCTAGATTAAATGATTTGGTGGACATTGTCACCGATGCCCTAGTGGCAGTTAATTGTTATAAaccttaa
- the LOC129942384 gene encoding acyl carrier protein, mitochondrial isoform X2 has translation MSLTQVVRSCSRGFNVAANAVRANGRRIAPAIVPAIRKMHMNPAPAICTKINQNKITIKRFYSSKLTKEDICERVLKVVAAYDKVTADKLSVDSHFITDLGLDSLDHVEVIMAMEDEFGFEIPDADAEKLLRPADIIRYVADKEDVYE, from the exons ATGTCACTGACTCAAGTTGTTCGTAGCTGTAGCCGTGGCTTCAATGTTGCAGCAAATGCTGTTCGTGCAAATGGTCGGCGTATTGCTCCAGCAATTGTTCCTGCTATTCGCAAGATGCACATGAATCCTGCACCGGCGATTTGCACTAAGATCAATCAA aataaaattACCATCAAACGATTTTACTCTTCGAAACTAACAAAAGAAGACATTTGTGAGCGTGTTCTTAAAGTAGTCGCCGCATACGACAAAGTCACAGCTGATAAG ctCTCCGTTGACTCACATTTCATTACCGATCTTGGTCTTGATTCATTGGATCATGTTGAAGTTATCATGGCAATGGAAGATGAATTCGGTTTTGAGATTCCCGATGCTGATGCTGAGAAGCTTTTGAGGCCTGCCGATATTATTCGATACGTTGCCGACAAAGAAGatgtttatgaataa
- the LOC129939688 gene encoding uncharacterized protein LOC129939688 produces MNRTIKNNTNYIIRVEGKNAFRRGDTFDNFEQVAERLRAHTQESLVYYWTRDSRLVKFAHRKVSRKLNEDILYYSIRFSCIFGGQRFKSKANGVRPCKRQTRQMDCPAFISLRATKCGRKLEVIDVCNDHTHEITEQAVKELPQKRRPSQKLLEEIHELLHLNIEKKMIIDYVKQKENKTILKKDLFNMTTHLGLSRTRSEDEQKSILQRIHQTATEDAIQHAVINRFFQFESSYSLNTETFQEDLKPKPESLDIFESSRNSPSSMDFPSLNPQVDLLNSTNNSNQEYDELLSNRIVVDYEEESEVLEEKTDLETNTAPISENSWNEVGESRPTIIYEDLICGEEENGYGYDDDELNLTKEIPEQIEEQPVEVPSTPSHSNDLDDKEEFFNDFILMSPVPTVCLTEMALDEQNKTQNLIEEEIEQEDFSKDQISNNPVPTEPVVERKELAKYATLRTRRKILKCRSCGTNARLIKMQMSYLRQQRLKLFEETKVLRLQKLKLKAEIDAINSGLL; encoded by the exons ATGAAccgaacaattaaaaataatacaaactatATAATTCGTGTCGAAGGCAAAAATGCCTTCCGTCGAGGTGATACATTCGATAATTTCGAACAAGTAGCCGAACGATTACGGGCACACACTCAGGAGTCCCTAGTCTATTATTGGACAAGGGATAGTCGTCTTGTAAAATTTGCACATCGCAAAGTGTCTCGAAAGTTGAATGAAGATATACTCTACTACAGCATAAGATTCTCCTGTATATTCGGGGGTCAGCGTTTTAAATCCAAAGCTAATGGGGTGCGTCCTTGTAAGCGACAAACACGGCAGATGGATTGTCCAGCATTTATTTCGCTGCGTGCAACAAAATGCGGTCGGAAGTTAGAAGTAATTGATGTGTGCAATGATCATACTCACGAAATCACCGAACAAGCTGTCAAGGAGTTGCCACAGAAGCGAAGACCATCACAGAAATTATTGGAGGAG ATTCACGAATTGCTTCACTTAAATATCGAAAAGAAGATGATAATCGATTATGTTAAGCAAAAGGAGAATAAGACTATCCTGAAGAAGGATCTCTTTAACATGACAACTCATTTGGGGCTGTCAAGAACGCGCAGTGAAGACGAACAAAAATCGATTCTCCAAAGAATTCATC AGACTGCAACGGAAGATGCCATCCAACACGCTGTCATCAACAGATTCTTTCAATTTGAATCAAGTTATTCCCTCAATACAGAAACTTTCCAAGAAGATCTCAAACCAAAGCCAGAATCTCTTGATATCTTTGAGAGCAGTAGAAATTCTCCTTCATCAATGGACTTTCCCTCTCTGAATCCTCAAGTTGATTTGCTTAATTCGACCAACAACTCAAATCAGGAGTATGATGAACTTCTGAGCAATCGTATAGTCGTCGATTACGAAGAAGAATCTGAGGTTTTGGAGGAAAAGACAGACCTGGAAACAAATACAGCTCCTATTTCGGAGAACAGTTGGAATGAGGTGGGCGAAAGTAGACCAACAATAATCTATGAAGACCTTATTTGTGGAGAGGAGGAGAATGGATAtggttatgatgatgatgaactaAACCTTACTAAAGAAATCCCGGAACAAATTGAGGAGCAGCCCGTCGAAGTACCCAGTACTCCAAGTCACTCAAATGACTTGGACGATAAGgaagaattttttaatgattttatccTCATGAGTCCAGTTCCAACGGTTTGTCTCACTGAAATGGCATtggatgaacaaaataaaacacaaaatctaATTGAAGAGGAAATCGAACAAGAAGACTTTTCGAAAGACCAAATATCCAATAATCCAGTCCCAACAGAACCTGTTGTTGAAAGAAAAGAGTTAGCGAAATATGCAACATTAAGAACACgtcgaaaaatattgaaatgtcgTAGTTGTGGAACGAATGCTAGAttaattaaaatgcaaatgtcatatttgagaCAGCAACGGTTAAAGCTTTTCGAAGAAACCAAAGTATTGAGGTTGCAGAAACTTAAACTGAAGGCCGAGATTGATGCTATCAATAGTGGTTTACTGTGA
- the LOC129942384 gene encoding acyl carrier protein, mitochondrial isoform X1, whose product MSLTQVVRSCSRGFNVAANAVRANGRRIAPAIVPAIRKMHMNPAPAICTKINQDRRSLWQSQSIRFYSGLPPLSLKLIKERVLLVLNLYDKVDPKKLSVDSHFITDLGLDSLDHVEVIMAMEDEFGFEIPDADAEKLLRPADIIRYVADKEDVYE is encoded by the exons ATGTCACTGACTCAAGTTGTTCGTAGCTGTAGCCGTGGCTTCAATGTTGCAGCAAATGCTGTTCGTGCAAATGGTCGGCGTATTGCTCCAGCAATTGTTCCTGCTATTCGCAAGATGCACATGAATCCTGCACCGGCGATTTGCACTAAGATCAATCAA GACAGAAGGAGTCTTTGGCAGTCGCAATCGATACGCTTTTATTCGGGTTTACCACCACTTTCATTGAAATTAATCAAAGAACGTGTTCTACTGGTGTTGAACTTGTACGATAAGGTTGATCCTAAAAAG ctCTCCGTTGACTCACATTTCATTACCGATCTTGGTCTTGATTCATTGGATCATGTTGAAGTTATCATGGCAATGGAAGATGAATTCGGTTTTGAGATTCCCGATGCTGATGCTGAGAAGCTTTTGAGGCCTGCCGATATTATTCGATACGTTGCCGACAAAGAAGatgtttatgaataa
- the LOC129939916 gene encoding uncharacterized protein LOC129939916 produces MNTTQKSELIDEMIDELERARITKQKQIGYISDIYEKSNHILLQIEASQKAKSAPANATGARFKYRKETLHALAKTIETFDRVLNRDLQTPIQPPGVDFETYITTTRAKIDFLASGLRKLLALNDSVNQIGSELRHDSDFELCSTSADESNSSE; encoded by the exons atgaatacaACACAGAAATCTGAATTAATTGATGAAATGATTGATGAACTCG AACGAGCTcgtataacaaaacaaaagcaaattgGATATATTTCGGATATCTATGAGAAATCCAACCACATCCTCCTGCAGATTGAAGCCTCTCAAAAAGCCAAATCTGCTCCTGCAAATGCCACTGGTGCTCGCTTTAAATATCGCAAGGAAACATTGCATGCTTTGGCCAAGACAATAGAAACGTTTGACCGTGTACTGAATCGGGATTTGCAAACTCCAATTCAGCCACCGGGAGTTGACTTCGAGACATACATCACAACAACCCGTGCTAAGATCGACTTTCTCGCCAGTGGGCTGCGCAAGCTGTTGGCTCTGAATGACTCGGTCAACCAGATTGGGAGTGAGCTTCGGCATGACAGTGATTTTGAATTGTGTTCAACTTCTGCCGATGAGTCCAATAGCAGCGAATAA